In Candidatus Binatia bacterium, a single window of DNA contains:
- a CDS encoding polysaccharide deacetylase family protein, producing the protein MFAWKIWLRWLLAGALYYSGTLFLYRRLRRIGYPIILNYHRVLDPAAARNEAVPPGMYVRPQSFEKQLRYLAHHYQVVTMEELLARRERAAQTRRPFCVITFDDGWRDNYENALPLLRKYRLPATLFLSTGFIGSGQTPWFYRLGHVLRVLAEMPDEACAALRNYRQKLPVPLSGWLAASSAERQRDIDAVIEELKKLPGAELGTLVERLQQWLVLRGQRADVNSVAMLDWKQVREMALSSVEIGSHGVTHMILTQIAPQAAKVELQESKRCIEEQVERPVGGFSYPNGDYSDAVEALVRTAGYRYACTTRPGYIESRDNPFQLKRISVHDDITFSTALFACHITGIFKLL; encoded by the coding sequence TTGTTCGCCTGGAAGATTTGGCTTCGTTGGCTCTTGGCCGGCGCTTTGTACTACAGCGGAACGTTATTTCTGTATCGCCGGCTTAGAAGGATCGGATATCCCATCATCTTAAACTACCACCGGGTTCTCGATCCAGCCGCGGCACGGAACGAAGCCGTCCCTCCAGGGATGTATGTGCGGCCGCAAAGCTTCGAAAAACAGTTACGCTACCTGGCGCATCATTATCAGGTCGTTACCATGGAAGAGCTATTGGCCCGGCGTGAGCGAGCGGCGCAGACCCGCCGGCCTTTTTGTGTGATCACTTTTGACGACGGCTGGCGGGACAATTACGAAAATGCTCTCCCGCTGCTCCGCAAGTACAGGTTGCCGGCGACCTTGTTCCTATCGACAGGCTTCATCGGATCCGGTCAAACCCCTTGGTTCTACCGTCTCGGCCATGTTCTTCGCGTCCTTGCTGAAATGCCCGATGAGGCGTGCGCGGCGCTGCGGAACTACCGGCAAAAGCTGCCCGTCCCACTCTCAGGCTGGCTCGCGGCTTCTTCGGCGGAGAGACAACGAGACATCGATGCCGTTATCGAGGAGTTAAAAAAGCTGCCGGGGGCCGAGCTGGGAACCCTCGTCGAGCGATTGCAGCAGTGGCTCGTGTTGAGAGGACAACGGGCGGATGTTAATAGCGTGGCGATGCTCGACTGGAAACAGGTGCGGGAGATGGCATTATCCTCCGTCGAGATCGGCTCGCACGGCGTTACGCACATGATTTTGACGCAGATAGCTCCGCAGGCGGCGAAAGTGGAGCTGCAGGAATCGAAACGCTGCATTGAGGAGCAAGTCGAACGGCCCGTAGGTGGCTTTTCGTATCCGAACGGGGATTATTCCGATGCGGTTGAAGCGTTGGTCCGCACGGCGGGATATCGCTATGCCTGTACCACACGACCGGGTTATATAGAATCCCGGGATAATCCTTTTCAGCTCAAGCGTATCTCCGTGCATGACGATATCACGTTCTCCACCGCGCTGTTTGCTTGTCACATCACGGGAATCTTTAAGCTCCTCTAA
- a CDS encoding low molecular weight protein-tyrosine-phosphatase, translating to MIKVPMGSVNTITRYIKDPRRLIADFSSRLGIRSRNIRRALSGQIRSVLFVCQGNVCRSPLAAAYFDSRLRERGSEIEVRSAGLDTTPGKEAHPLATAVARQNNLSLQTHVTTSLSRELVAGADLILVMELVQSSTLLQKHPEATGKVVELGYFNNGLSTEIADPFGGTKADFEVCYKAIRRSCDNLLKYLTDNAI from the coding sequence ATGATTAAGGTGCCGATGGGCTCAGTCAACACGATCACCCGCTACATTAAAGATCCGCGTCGGTTGATCGCGGATTTCTCTTCGCGGCTCGGCATTCGGAGTCGTAATATTCGCCGGGCTTTATCGGGGCAGATTCGCTCGGTTCTCTTCGTCTGCCAGGGCAATGTCTGCCGCAGCCCGTTGGCCGCAGCCTATTTTGACTCCAGGCTGAGAGAACGAGGCTCAGAAATCGAAGTCCGCTCGGCTGGACTCGACACCACACCGGGGAAGGAAGCGCATCCATTGGCAACCGCCGTAGCTCGGCAAAACAATCTGTCTCTGCAGACGCATGTGACCACATCGCTCAGTCGGGAGCTGGTCGCCGGAGCGGATCTCATTCTCGTTATGGAGTTAGTGCAGAGTTCCACGCTGCTTCAGAAGCATCCGGAGGCCACGGGAAAGGTGGTGGAACTCGGCTATTTCAACAACGGGCTATCGACGGAGATTGCCGATCCTTTCGGCGGGACCAAAGCGGATTTTGAGGTCTGCTATAAAGCGATCCGGCGATCCTGTGACAATCTGTTAAAATATCTCACGGATAATGCGATCTAA
- a CDS encoding lipopolysaccharide biosynthesis protein, whose product MKAENILLKHTALPEINLRRRVLGGVFWVILVKVFGQVISWTITIYVVRILSPNDYGLMAMAGVYLSFVMLFNEVGLGSAIIQKKDLTQEDLSNICWAVIFINVVLYVLSVLSAPLIAAFFKEPRLADVIRVASIIFIMHSLGLVSYHMLTRDMVFNRRSQAEMIGNLSGAVSTLWLAMHGFGVWSLVWGNIIVEATRNLLFFVFYPWKLEFAFSFSKIKGMTQFGSKVALARFFWYLYTNMDLLIAGKILGKTQLGFYSIAVQFSTIPLDKVVSTISQVAFPIFSAVQDDHALLRRYFLKIVKFVAFVSFPAFLGIFLVAETAVPIFLSVKWMPAILPLQILCMVASFRAINTMNAPLVLAIGRPGILMFNNLIMAAVLALSFFIGSHYGLTGFAYAWLVFPAVFLITTSISLSLVGLPLVEYFKELRHPFLGTGFMVMAVLPMQKVVLADFGLVAQTAASSALGVAAYLLYYLLFNREMFAEAKEMLKR is encoded by the coding sequence ATGAAGGCCGAGAATATTTTACTCAAACATACTGCCTTGCCCGAGATCAATCTGAGGCGGCGGGTGCTGGGTGGCGTGTTCTGGGTGATCCTGGTCAAGGTCTTTGGGCAGGTGATTTCGTGGACCATCACCATTTACGTGGTCCGTATTCTGTCGCCGAACGATTACGGCCTGATGGCGATGGCCGGCGTCTATCTCAGCTTCGTCATGCTCTTCAATGAAGTGGGGCTCGGCTCCGCCATCATCCAGAAGAAGGATCTCACGCAAGAAGACCTATCGAACATCTGTTGGGCGGTTATCTTCATTAACGTCGTCCTGTATGTCTTGTCCGTTTTATCGGCTCCTCTCATCGCAGCGTTCTTCAAGGAGCCTCGCCTTGCAGACGTAATCCGGGTGGCATCCATCATATTCATCATGCATAGCCTGGGATTGGTCTCCTATCATATGTTGACCCGAGATATGGTATTCAACAGACGATCCCAGGCGGAGATGATCGGGAACCTGTCCGGCGCCGTGTCCACGTTGTGGCTGGCGATGCACGGATTTGGCGTTTGGAGCCTTGTTTGGGGAAATATCATCGTCGAAGCCACCAGGAATCTCCTCTTCTTCGTCTTCTATCCCTGGAAGCTGGAATTCGCATTCTCCTTCTCCAAGATCAAGGGCATGACCCAATTCGGCTCCAAAGTCGCGTTGGCGCGGTTCTTTTGGTATCTCTATACTAACATGGATCTTCTGATCGCCGGGAAGATCTTGGGAAAGACCCAACTGGGGTTTTACTCGATTGCGGTCCAGTTTTCTACAATTCCGCTTGATAAGGTGGTCTCCACGATTTCTCAGGTAGCGTTTCCGATCTTCTCGGCGGTCCAAGACGATCACGCCCTGCTGAGGCGCTATTTCTTGAAGATCGTCAAGTTCGTTGCTTTTGTGAGCTTTCCGGCATTTTTGGGGATTTTTCTCGTTGCGGAAACCGCGGTTCCCATCTTTTTATCGGTAAAATGGATGCCGGCGATTTTGCCGCTGCAGATTCTCTGCATGGTTGCGAGCTTCCGGGCTATCAACACGATGAACGCTCCGCTGGTCCTCGCCATCGGAAGGCCGGGGATTTTGATGTTCAACAATCTGATTATGGCTGCGGTCCTCGCATTGAGCTTTTTCATCGGATCGCATTATGGGCTGACGGGATTTGCCTATGCCTGGCTCGTTTTCCCGGCCGTATTCCTGATCACCACGTCGATCTCGCTGAGCCTGGTCGGCCTCCCGCTTGTCGAGTACTTCAAAGAGCTGAGACACCCCTTCCTGGGAACCGGATTTATGGTGATGGCGGTGCTGCCGATGCAGAAAGTAGTCCTCGCAGATTTCGGTCTTGTGGCTCAGACGGCGGCATCATCGGCTCTAGGAGTCGCCGCTTACCTTTTATACTACCTTCTCTTCAATAGGGAGATGTTCGCAGAAGCCAAGGAAATGCTGAAACGGTAG
- a CDS encoding glycosyltransferase, with amino-acid sequence MATSDQRAEMMKTVLIVAYYFPPIAASGSMRPLGFCRYLDTYGWRPRVLTTDAASVYPSMGVDESLCDQLPNSIQIYRVPSKNPEQRLLQVRNRFREVMSTFIPSAGHQELTGVNGHASQRAQVGFRQRYLNLKNLVLDWLFSFPDPQCFWLRPAVQWLSRIPIDEYPDVVFATGGPWTALLVGQALARRFRVPFVADFRDPWTCNPYLEVRSPFLFHKAAQLERSVYKTAACVIANTAELCSKLRTDHSDLEKKFITITNGFDADTYNLVDNGRNARQGVHTVSNPVIELCHFGTVYGNRNPASLLQAVKELIDQNRIGRNQLRIRFVGAWEVKDASCEDLARDLEQLGIIRREAPVPHDECARQMMAAEILLILQPASPLQIPAKIYEYIATGRPLLVIGGEGATAQLVNKHRLGICCPNQTSEIKILIQSLVTGQTRIVPPRQEERERFAYRTLAGDLASVLDSVCAGN; translated from the coding sequence GCGACCAACGCGCTGAAATGATGAAGACGGTATTAATTGTCGCTTATTATTTTCCCCCTATCGCTGCGAGCGGGTCGATGCGCCCGCTCGGCTTCTGCCGATACCTCGACACATACGGGTGGCGGCCGCGGGTGCTAACCACAGACGCTGCATCTGTGTATCCCTCTATGGGAGTGGATGAAAGTCTCTGCGATCAATTGCCGAATTCGATCCAAATCTACCGCGTACCGTCCAAAAACCCCGAGCAGAGATTGTTGCAGGTCCGAAATAGGTTTCGCGAGGTGATGAGTACATTTATCCCGTCGGCAGGACACCAAGAGTTAACCGGTGTCAATGGGCACGCTTCGCAAAGAGCGCAGGTTGGTTTTCGTCAGCGGTATCTCAACCTAAAAAACCTGGTCCTCGATTGGCTGTTTTCTTTTCCCGACCCTCAATGCTTTTGGCTGCGTCCTGCAGTGCAGTGGCTTTCGCGGATCCCGATTGATGAATACCCCGATGTTGTCTTTGCCACCGGTGGGCCTTGGACCGCGTTGTTGGTGGGCCAAGCCCTTGCGCGGCGGTTTCGGGTCCCCTTTGTGGCAGATTTCCGCGATCCCTGGACGTGTAACCCGTACCTCGAGGTTCGTTCTCCTTTTTTGTTCCACAAGGCCGCACAGCTTGAGAGGTCGGTTTATAAGACCGCGGCTTGCGTCATTGCGAACACGGCTGAACTCTGTTCAAAGCTACGGACCGATCACTCAGACCTGGAAAAAAAATTTATCACGATTACGAATGGCTTTGACGCCGATACCTACAATCTAGTGGATAACGGCCGCAATGCTCGACAAGGGGTGCATACCGTTTCTAACCCCGTGATAGAGCTCTGCCATTTCGGAACCGTGTACGGCAACCGGAACCCCGCTTCGCTTTTACAAGCTGTCAAGGAACTGATCGATCAGAATCGAATCGGGCGGAACCAGCTGCGAATTCGCTTTGTCGGAGCTTGGGAGGTGAAAGACGCTTCCTGTGAGGACCTCGCCCGAGATCTCGAACAACTAGGGATTATACGGCGAGAAGCGCCCGTGCCGCACGATGAATGCGCACGGCAAATGATGGCTGCCGAGATCTTATTGATTCTCCAGCCGGCATCCCCGCTTCAGATTCCCGCTAAAATTTACGAATACATTGCGACCGGGCGTCCGCTACTGGTCATTGGGGGCGAAGGGGCAACGGCTCAGTTGGTCAATAAACATCGGCTGGGGATCTGTTGTCCCAATCAAACCTCAGAAATTAAGATACTCATCCAGAGTCTGGTCACCGGCCAAACACGTATTGTACCTCCTCGGCAGGAGGAGAGAGAGCGCTTCGCATACCGCACGCTCGCGGGCGATCTTGCTTCTGTCCTTGATTCTGTGTGTGCAGGGAATTAA
- a CDS encoding DegT/DnrJ/EryC1/StrS family aminotransferase, which produces MKIRPTIPPTAAPIHTIDLVKAIVGLFFGGKKYREKLEGGIKEYFGVRHVWCVSSGKAALTLILSALRDSSKRKRVVIPAYTCFSVPSAIVKAGLEVALCDIDPATLDFDPRSLEMSVDEETLCVIPNHLFGAPSNMDPIARLCRERGAYLVEDAAQAMGGMYKGQKLGTIGDAGFFSLGRGKNITCGSGGLIVTNSSEIAPAIERLCSELETPGFFETAKEFLQLLFMAVFIRPIFYWFPEGLPFLKLGETLFYRQFPVEKLSGMKAGCLWNWPRRLETANRVRSVTAGYFREHLPFKKFSIQPAICYLRLPLILDSRETRDRVYLYSRAKGLGLSRMYPTAVNEIEEIKGMFDGKSYPGAKEVAERLITVPTHHLMTERDKEAICALFQSFEIKEEPRVSCLENQQPACDAMQK; this is translated from the coding sequence ATGAAGATTCGTCCGACTATTCCTCCGACCGCGGCGCCCATCCATACGATAGATTTGGTGAAAGCCATTGTCGGCCTCTTTTTCGGTGGAAAGAAATACCGCGAAAAGTTAGAAGGAGGAATAAAAGAATATTTTGGCGTGAGGCACGTGTGGTGTGTATCTTCCGGCAAAGCAGCGCTGACCCTCATACTGTCGGCGTTAAGGGACTCGTCCAAAAGGAAACGGGTCGTTATCCCGGCGTATACCTGTTTTTCCGTTCCCTCCGCGATTGTAAAGGCCGGTCTGGAGGTTGCGCTCTGCGATATTGATCCGGCGACCCTTGACTTCGACCCTCGTTCTCTGGAGATGAGCGTCGATGAAGAAACGCTTTGCGTAATTCCAAATCACCTTTTCGGCGCTCCCTCGAACATGGACCCGATCGCCCGTCTCTGCCGAGAACGCGGCGCCTACCTCGTAGAGGACGCGGCTCAGGCGATGGGCGGCATGTACAAGGGACAGAAACTCGGGACGATCGGCGACGCGGGATTCTTCAGTTTGGGACGGGGCAAGAACATTACGTGTGGGTCGGGGGGGCTGATTGTGACCAACTCTTCTGAGATCGCGCCTGCGATCGAGCGTCTCTGTTCTGAGCTCGAGACCCCCGGGTTTTTTGAGACGGCGAAGGAATTCTTGCAGCTCTTGTTTATGGCCGTTTTCATTCGCCCGATCTTTTATTGGTTCCCGGAAGGTTTGCCTTTCCTCAAGTTAGGTGAGACGCTTTTCTACAGGCAGTTCCCGGTCGAGAAATTATCGGGCATGAAGGCGGGATGTCTTTGGAACTGGCCGAGGCGCCTGGAAACAGCGAATCGGGTTCGGTCCGTGACGGCCGGCTATTTCCGAGAGCATTTGCCGTTTAAAAAATTCTCGATCCAGCCGGCGATCTGCTACCTGCGTCTACCGTTGATTCTCGACAGTCGGGAAACACGGGACCGCGTTTATCTTTACTCACGCGCAAAGGGGCTCGGGCTCAGCCGCATGTATCCGACGGCCGTCAACGAGATTGAGGAAATCAAAGGGATGTTTGATGGGAAATCATATCCGGGAGCCAAGGAGGTTGCGGAGAGGCTTATAACTGTTCCGACACATCACCTGATGACCGAACGGGACAAAGAGGCCATTTGCGCCTTGTTCCAGTCTTTCGAGATCAAAGAAGAGCCGCGAGTTTCATGTTTGGAGAATCAGCAGCCGGCCTGCGACGCGATGCAAAAATGA
- the fabD gene encoding ACP S-malonyltransferase, whose product MRDVVFLFPGQGSQYMGMGKDFYEGYPAVKRLFEEASDLIKKDFTTLCFEGPESTLVQTENVQPAITLVNLACLQVLREEGVVPSAAAGHSLGEYAALCAAGVFSFADTMILVRFRGTVMKEAADRHPGGMTAVFGLDMETLSAICGEVKETGSVEVANHNSTLQAVLTGEKEALQKAAELAKKKGAKLVVPLKVSGPWHSRFMTEAKERMKEILQECPLARPSFPVLSNVTADVYPDDPNRIREGLVEQIVRPVLWTSSIGRLIQNGRRFFLEVGPGKVLSGLMRDINREAKVLNVQDMNSLAKLRAFRSE is encoded by the coding sequence ATGAGAGACGTTGTGTTCCTGTTTCCCGGGCAGGGGTCGCAATACATGGGGATGGGAAAAGATTTTTATGAGGGGTATCCCGCCGTGAAACGGCTCTTTGAAGAGGCTTCGGATCTGATCAAGAAAGATTTCACAACACTCTGCTTTGAAGGGCCCGAGTCGACTCTCGTCCAGACGGAAAACGTTCAGCCTGCGATCACTTTGGTCAATCTCGCCTGTCTTCAAGTCCTTCGGGAGGAAGGAGTCGTACCGTCGGCGGCGGCCGGGCACAGTCTTGGGGAATATGCCGCTCTCTGCGCGGCCGGTGTCTTCTCATTCGCCGACACCATGATATTGGTCCGTTTTCGAGGCACCGTCATGAAGGAAGCCGCCGATCGCCATCCCGGAGGCATGACAGCGGTTTTCGGTTTGGATATGGAGACTCTCTCGGCGATATGCGGGGAAGTCAAGGAGACCGGCTCGGTCGAAGTGGCGAATCACAACTCGACTCTTCAAGCGGTTCTCACCGGCGAGAAAGAGGCGCTGCAAAAGGCGGCGGAGTTGGCGAAAAAAAAGGGCGCGAAGCTCGTCGTGCCGTTGAAGGTCAGCGGACCCTGGCACAGTCGATTTATGACGGAGGCCAAAGAAAGGATGAAGGAGATTTTGCAAGAGTGCCCGTTGGCACGCCCATCCTTTCCGGTCCTATCGAACGTCACCGCTGATGTTTATCCCGACGATCCGAATAGGATCCGTGAGGGTCTCGTTGAACAAATAGTACGCCCTGTCCTGTGGACCAGCTCCATCGGTCGGTTGATCCAAAATGGGCGCCGTTTCTTTCTGGAGGTCGGACCGGGGAAGGTGCTGAGCGGCTTGATGCGGGACATCAACCGGGAGGCGAAGGTTTTGAACGTGCAAGATATGAACAGCCTGGCGAAGCTTCGGGCTTTTCGATCGGAATAA
- a CDS encoding ATP-grasp domain-containing protein, translated as MSVLITDGNERAALAVTRALGRQRLKVAVGAENEDSLAAASKYCWRSFSYPSPYADERQFVSRLLEVVKSLKISTVFPISEIAMSLVVRHRREFEAHTILPIPTTDAFESLSNKYRLMQLAAQLGVPIPETVFVPDGRWDRVFNGLLDFPVVVKPGVSVINIEGHRRKTQIHYAAGEAELGRLYKTIDYLSQPSLIQRRIEGEGQGVFALMDKGKPVSLFAHRRLREKPPSGGVSVLRESVALPQPMTDYALRLLQHVGWHGVAMVEFKVDRQSGAPLLMEVNGRFWGSLQLALDAGINFPCLLYRIAAGEELQLPVNGYRIGVKSRWLLGDLDHLLLRLLKSDEELSLPPNSPTKLKTLLEFCRFYQPGMRNEVLRFDDPKPFARELGRYVRDLLRPRQAGTHLND; from the coding sequence ATGAGTGTCCTGATCACTGATGGCAATGAACGGGCGGCGCTGGCCGTGACCCGCGCCCTTGGCCGGCAACGCCTCAAGGTCGCGGTTGGAGCTGAAAATGAAGACAGCTTGGCCGCAGCCTCAAAATACTGTTGGCGATCGTTTTCTTATCCCTCCCCGTACGCCGATGAGCGGCAATTTGTCTCGCGGCTTTTGGAGGTTGTGAAGAGTTTAAAAATCAGCACGGTGTTTCCAATCTCAGAAATCGCCATGTCGCTGGTGGTTCGACATCGCCGGGAATTCGAAGCGCACACTATCTTGCCCATCCCAACCACGGACGCCTTCGAGTCCTTGTCGAATAAGTATCGTCTCATGCAGCTTGCCGCCCAGTTGGGGGTGCCGATTCCCGAAACCGTTTTTGTTCCCGATGGCCGGTGGGATCGGGTATTCAACGGTCTTCTTGATTTCCCCGTTGTGGTAAAACCCGGAGTGTCGGTGATCAACATCGAAGGCCATCGACGCAAGACCCAAATTCATTACGCCGCCGGCGAGGCGGAGCTGGGACGCTTGTACAAAACCATAGATTATTTATCCCAACCGTCGCTGATCCAGCGCCGGATAGAAGGAGAAGGGCAAGGCGTCTTTGCCCTTATGGACAAGGGAAAGCCGGTGTCGCTGTTTGCGCACCGGCGGCTGCGCGAAAAGCCGCCGTCCGGCGGCGTCAGCGTATTAAGGGAGAGCGTCGCCTTGCCGCAGCCGATGACCGATTATGCCCTGCGCCTCTTACAACATGTCGGTTGGCACGGGGTCGCGATGGTGGAATTCAAGGTCGACCGACAATCAGGCGCTCCGTTGCTGATGGAAGTGAATGGACGCTTCTGGGGGTCGTTGCAGTTGGCTCTCGACGCGGGAATCAACTTCCCTTGTCTGTTGTATCGAATAGCAGCCGGCGAGGAGCTCCAGCTCCCGGTCAACGGGTATCGCATCGGCGTGAAATCGCGCTGGCTGTTGGGGGACCTGGATCATTTGCTGCTCCGGCTATTGAAGTCGGATGAAGAATTATCTCTCCCGCCGAATAGTCCGACAAAATTGAAAACCCTGCTCGAGTTTTGCCGTTTTTATCAACCCGGCATGCGCAACGAAGTGCTGCGCTTCGACGATCCGAAGCCCTTTGCCCGCGAGCTGGGCCGATACGTGCGCGACTTGCTGCGGCCGCGTCAAGCGGGCACCCATTTAAATGATTAA
- a CDS encoding glycosyltransferase family 2 protein, with amino-acid sequence MEAIFWSAIIFVFYSYLGYPILLIVLGFLRNRSVKKGKISPPVSLIITAYNEEKRIREKIENALQQDYPGDRLEIFVASDCSEDRTDDIVRSLRSKGVQLVRAERRGGKEAAQKLAVNTATGEILVFSDVATILPPNAITNIVRNFYDPTVGCVSSVDRVFDSGSTTGGEGIYVKYEMLLRNLETRVGTLVGLSGSFFAARREVCQNWQPELQSDFNTLLNAVHLGLRGVSDPESVGYYKNIADETREYERKVRTVLRGISVFMKSLPMLNPFRYGIFSWQLLSHKLCRWLVSIALILTFVSNAFLIYKSSFYLSLFVLQLAFYILAFGGVKLDLSSRNILKIPSFFVLVNLSILTAWFRYFRGQRIITWEPSER; translated from the coding sequence ATGGAAGCCATCTTTTGGTCTGCCATCATATTTGTTTTTTACTCCTATCTCGGCTACCCGATACTATTGATCGTCCTCGGTTTTTTGCGCAACCGATCGGTCAAGAAGGGCAAAATTTCCCCGCCCGTTTCTCTTATCATCACGGCGTACAATGAGGAAAAGCGTATCCGAGAGAAGATCGAAAATGCGCTCCAACAAGACTATCCCGGGGACAGGCTGGAGATTTTTGTCGCGTCCGACTGCTCCGAGGACCGAACCGACGACATCGTGCGATCCCTTCGTTCCAAAGGAGTTCAGCTTGTGAGGGCGGAGCGAAGAGGCGGAAAAGAGGCCGCGCAGAAGCTCGCGGTGAACACGGCGACCGGTGAGATACTCGTTTTTTCGGATGTCGCGACCATACTGCCGCCGAACGCGATAACGAACATCGTCAGAAATTTCTACGATCCCACCGTAGGATGCGTCAGTAGCGTCGATAGAGTTTTTGATTCCGGTTCAACCACCGGGGGGGAGGGCATCTACGTGAAATATGAGATGCTCCTCCGGAACCTCGAGACAAGAGTCGGCACACTGGTCGGCTTAAGCGGTTCTTTCTTTGCCGCCCGGAGGGAGGTCTGCCAAAATTGGCAGCCTGAACTACAGAGCGACTTCAACACCTTGCTCAACGCCGTGCACTTGGGTCTCAGAGGCGTATCCGATCCGGAAAGCGTCGGATACTACAAAAACATCGCCGACGAAACCAGAGAGTACGAACGAAAAGTGAGGACGGTCTTGAGAGGGATCTCTGTCTTCATGAAGAGTCTGCCCATGCTCAATCCTTTTCGCTATGGGATATTTTCCTGGCAGTTATTGAGCCATAAGCTGTGCCGTTGGCTTGTTTCTATTGCCCTGATCCTTACATTTGTGAGCAATGCTTTTTTAATTTACAAGTCGTCGTTTTATCTCTCTCTTTTTGTGCTGCAACTTGCGTTTTATATCTTAGCCTTTGGCGGAGTAAAACTAGATCTGTCTTCCCGAAATATTTTGAAAATTCCTTCATTCTTCGTTCTGGTTAATTTATCAATATTAACTGCGTGGTTCCGATACTTTCGCGGACAACGGATCATAACTTGGGAGCCGTCGGAACGCTGA